One Nocardia iowensis DNA window includes the following coding sequences:
- a CDS encoding MarR family winged helix-turn-helix transcriptional regulator: MAKPNPARNALLDQLLTEAIPNWAILVVQLNNLVAERLGVTDTDVQCLHVLGQHGPTTPSVLAQYVNLTTGSASRMIDRLVAAECVRRVADPKDRRRVLIEPTQNGLDRVRDAYTGLIDRTRDDLDPFDDRELDTLLRFMRTAEDSTAAEIRALRSAMRATAPGGQPNT, from the coding sequence ATGGCCAAGCCGAACCCGGCGCGGAACGCGCTACTCGACCAGCTGCTCACCGAGGCAATACCGAACTGGGCGATCCTGGTTGTTCAGCTCAACAACCTTGTCGCCGAACGCCTCGGCGTCACCGATACCGATGTGCAGTGCCTGCACGTACTCGGCCAGCACGGCCCGACGACACCGAGCGTGCTGGCCCAATACGTCAACCTCACCACCGGATCGGCCTCCCGAATGATCGACCGCCTCGTCGCCGCCGAATGCGTCCGACGCGTGGCCGACCCCAAGGACCGTCGCCGAGTGCTGATCGAGCCCACCCAGAACGGCTTGGACCGAGTCCGCGATGCCTACACAGGACTGATCGACCGCACCCGAGACGACCTCGACCCCTTCGACGACCGCGAACTCGACACCCTCCTGCGATTCATGCGAACAGCCGAAGACAGCACCGCCGCAGAGATTCGCGCACTGCGATCCGCGATGCGCGCGACAGCGCCTGGGGGCCAACCGAATACGTGA
- a CDS encoding SMI1/KNR4 family protein, with amino-acid sequence MSWRPWLSRWSQEWIRRHEPGQEDPEILRDGWLGFAPATEGAVAAAEVRIGRTLPPSYREFLLTTDGWRHAGCLLQIWSQPYTKPLVHPAT; translated from the coding sequence ATGAGTTGGAGACCGTGGTTGTCACGCTGGAGTCAGGAGTGGATCCGCAGGCACGAACCCGGCCAGGAGGATCCGGAGATCCTGCGCGACGGCTGGCTCGGGTTCGCCCCGGCAACCGAGGGCGCGGTCGCGGCGGCCGAGGTGCGGATCGGGCGGACGCTGCCGCCGTCTTACCGCGAATTCCTGCTGACGACCGACGGCTGGCGGCACGCCGGTTGCCTGCTGCAGATTTGGAGTCAGCCCTACACGAAACCCCTGGTCCACCCGGCGACGTGA
- a CDS encoding site-specific integrase: protein MEERTAIVAMPESVRTELRRGVRSVLVDAAALRLVRERFDDTQASSLRRYLEASQSANTLRAYRTDWIAWSAWCLTESRQAMPADPLDVAVYLAAAADARRDTGEWAFSAATLERKSAAIAAVHAANGLPSPTRSDVVRLTLRGIRRTRRTQPKRKRPVLLHTLDQLLAGLPDPGWPTEPARRRDALVLLIGFAGALRRSELAGLRIADVDVQLDHATGEPVLLVRLPSTKTDPTGVAEQRVALPRGQRPRTCPVCAFADWVRLLEIQAAEGTSGLRARLAEDATTDADIHRCHGFTGTALAAQPDLPLCPTINRHGTVGADPMSGRAVAELVKRYAARAGLDPDLFSGHSLRAGFATQAALGGASDREIMRQGRWSNPRTVHGYIRTANPLEDNAVTKLGL from the coding sequence ATGGAAGAGCGGACCGCGATCGTCGCGATGCCGGAGTCGGTGCGGACCGAGCTGCGGCGCGGGGTACGCAGTGTCCTCGTGGACGCCGCGGCGTTGCGGCTGGTGCGTGAGCGCTTCGATGACACGCAGGCGAGCTCGCTGCGCCGCTACCTCGAGGCCTCGCAGTCCGCGAATACGTTGCGCGCGTATCGGACCGACTGGATCGCCTGGTCGGCTTGGTGTCTGACGGAAAGTCGGCAGGCGATGCCCGCCGATCCGCTCGACGTCGCCGTCTACCTGGCTGCCGCGGCCGACGCACGCCGCGATACCGGCGAGTGGGCGTTCAGCGCGGCGACTCTGGAACGCAAGTCCGCCGCCATCGCGGCCGTGCACGCCGCCAACGGATTACCCTCCCCTACCCGATCCGACGTCGTCCGGCTCACCCTGCGCGGTATCCGCCGCACCCGCCGCACCCAGCCGAAACGCAAACGCCCCGTGCTGTTGCACACCCTCGACCAGTTGCTTGCCGGGCTGCCCGATCCCGGCTGGCCCACCGAACCCGCCCGGCGCCGCGACGCGCTGGTGTTGTTGATCGGGTTCGCCGGTGCGCTGCGTCGCAGCGAACTCGCCGGGCTGCGCATTGCCGACGTGGACGTGCAACTCGATCACGCCACCGGTGAACCGGTACTGCTGGTGCGGCTGCCGTCGACGAAGACCGACCCCACCGGAGTCGCCGAACAACGGGTCGCACTGCCGCGCGGCCAACGCCCACGCACCTGCCCGGTCTGCGCCTTCGCCGACTGGGTTCGCCTGCTCGAAATCCAGGCCGCCGAAGGCACATCGGGCCTGCGCGCCCGGCTCGCCGAGGACGCCACCACCGACGCGGACATCCACCGCTGCCACGGCTTCACCGGAACCGCCCTCGCCGCCCAACCCGACCTACCCTTGTGCCCCACCATAAATCGTCACGGTACGGTCGGCGCCGACCCTATGTCCGGCCGCGCCGTCGCCGAACTCGTCAAACGCTACGCCGCCCGTGCGGGCCTGGACCCCGACCTTTTCTCCGGCCACTCGCTGCGGGCCGGTTTCGCCACCCAAGCCGCTCTCGGCGGTGCCAGCGACCGCGAAATCATGCGCCAGGGTCGCTGGTCCAACCCGCGCACCGTGCACGGTTACATCCGTACCGCAAACCCCTTGGAAGACAACGCCGTTACGAAACTGGGTCTCTGA
- a CDS encoding M23 family metallopeptidase, which yields MNGLDQPTRYWPLAAGTYRISSPFGRRADGFHYGVDFAAARGTPFYAPAEGVCVEGAERFDVQGFGRWVWLDCQESVGVDIIVGHGDPAVRGGERVLAGQLIGHVNTHGTSTGPHAHVEVWTAPGRLGGRAIDPAEWFAGALDPGNDEEELMALTFVNFEGKTVDAATALEWIDRRSYQNEIMLMAILDQLLGPGAGRIIRDRAGEQLRGWRQNGGRSLNDLTAAIAAQVDVPRTEDTAARRP from the coding sequence GTGAACGGACTTGACCAGCCGACTCGATACTGGCCACTCGCGGCGGGCACGTACCGGATCTCCTCCCCGTTCGGAAGACGGGCAGATGGGTTCCACTACGGGGTCGATTTCGCGGCGGCGCGTGGCACACCCTTTTACGCGCCCGCGGAGGGCGTGTGTGTGGAGGGCGCGGAGCGGTTCGATGTCCAAGGGTTCGGACGCTGGGTATGGCTGGATTGTCAGGAGTCGGTCGGCGTGGACATCATTGTCGGCCATGGTGATCCGGCGGTACGCGGCGGTGAACGCGTGCTCGCCGGTCAGTTGATCGGCCATGTGAACACGCATGGAACGTCTACCGGGCCGCACGCGCACGTCGAGGTGTGGACCGCGCCGGGCCGACTGGGTGGGCGGGCCATCGACCCTGCGGAGTGGTTCGCGGGCGCGCTCGACCCCGGGAACGACGAGGAGGAACTCATGGCACTCACCTTCGTGAACTTCGAAGGCAAGACGGTCGACGCCGCCACCGCGCTCGAATGGATCGATCGACGCAGCTACCAGAACGAAATCATGCTGATGGCGATACTCGATCAGCTCCTCGGACCCGGCGCGGGACGGATCATCCGGGACCGCGCGGGCGAACAGTTGAGGGGCTGGCGTCAGAACGGCGGGCGGTCACTCAATGATTTGACCGCCGCGATCGCCGCGCAAGTCGACGTCCCCCGCACCGAGGACACCGCGGCACGACGGCCGTAA
- a CDS encoding carboxylesterase/lipase family protein, which yields MTIDPEVRTTAGVVRGRWEHAVAVFRGIPYAQPPVGARRFAAPVPAQPWDGCRDALKFGPPVPQAGSAVSGTSDSSRNCLTLNVWSPDLGAGLPVMVWIHGGAYLEGTSGNPHHDGATLARSGVVMVSLNYRVGVEGFAHIAGAPDNRGILDQAAALRWVQDNVAAFGGDPGNVTVFGQSAGAGCLAALMTMPLAAGLFQRAIAQSVPGTYFSTRLAAAISATIAGELGVQATVDELSRISPGALIDATDAVIQKMPGLVESWGPMALTPTPFSPVVDGDVLPHAPWRALAGGAGRGIDLLVGHTRDEYRLFTTRLASEVTAEQVTATLERLGPASDSHSVYRAAYPDASPGQLYEIVNSDWLFRMPSLHLAGARHAGGGRAWTYELCWSYNRDEGASHSLDVLLVFGTLSADEVRRHPSAVPNAADEVVSVAHHMRTDWLNFATTGNPGWKPYDPETRSTRVYTAEPITQPYPEEQSLCIWHTHRFDTLDLLHPE from the coding sequence ATGACTATCGACCCTGAAGTCCGCACGACTGCCGGAGTTGTGCGTGGCAGGTGGGAGCACGCCGTCGCGGTTTTCCGGGGCATCCCGTACGCCCAACCACCGGTCGGCGCTCGGCGGTTCGCGGCTCCCGTTCCGGCACAGCCATGGGACGGCTGCCGTGACGCGCTGAAGTTCGGTCCGCCCGTTCCCCAAGCAGGTAGCGCGGTATCCGGCACCAGTGATAGTTCCCGAAACTGCTTGACCCTCAACGTTTGGTCACCTGACCTCGGTGCCGGGCTGCCGGTGATGGTGTGGATACACGGAGGCGCGTACCTGGAGGGCACCTCCGGAAACCCGCACCACGACGGTGCGACCCTCGCCCGGTCCGGTGTGGTGATGGTCAGCCTGAACTACCGCGTCGGTGTCGAAGGGTTCGCCCACATCGCCGGTGCTCCGGACAACCGCGGCATCCTCGATCAGGCCGCCGCGTTGCGGTGGGTGCAGGACAATGTCGCCGCGTTCGGCGGCGATCCGGGCAATGTCACCGTGTTCGGTCAGTCCGCCGGCGCGGGTTGCCTTGCGGCGCTGATGACTATGCCGTTGGCCGCTGGGCTGTTTCAGCGGGCGATCGCCCAAAGCGTGCCGGGCACCTATTTCTCTACCAGGCTCGCCGCTGCGATCTCCGCAACGATCGCAGGAGAGCTCGGCGTGCAAGCCACGGTCGACGAGCTGTCCCGGATCTCCCCGGGCGCGCTGATCGACGCAACGGATGCAGTCATCCAGAAGATGCCGGGACTCGTCGAATCGTGGGGGCCGATGGCGCTGACCCCGACACCGTTCTCACCTGTTGTCGACGGTGATGTTCTCCCACATGCGCCATGGCGCGCGCTCGCCGGTGGCGCCGGGCGAGGCATAGACCTACTCGTGGGGCACACGCGTGACGAATACCGGCTGTTCACTACCAGGCTCGCCAGCGAGGTGACCGCCGAGCAGGTGACCGCCACACTAGAACGTCTCGGGCCCGCCTCGGACAGCCATAGCGTTTACCGTGCCGCCTATCCCGACGCCAGCCCGGGGCAGCTGTACGAAATCGTCAACTCCGACTGGCTGTTTCGGATGCCCAGCCTGCATCTCGCGGGCGCCCGGCATGCCGGGGGTGGACGCGCGTGGACTTACGAACTCTGCTGGAGCTACAACCGGGACGAAGGCGCCTCGCACAGCCTCGACGTGCTCCTGGTATTCGGCACACTCAGTGCCGACGAGGTGCGCCGCCATCCCTCCGCTGTCCCGAACGCCGCGGACGAGGTCGTCAGCGTCGCCCACCACATGCGCACCGACTGGCTGAACTTCGCGACCACCGGCAATCCCGGCTGGAAGCCCTACGATCCGGAGACACGATCCACCCGTGTCTACACCGCCGAGCCGATCACCCAGCCCTACCCCGAGGAACAATCGCTCTGCATCTGGCACACGCACCGGTTCGACACTCTGGACCTACTGCATCCCGAATAG
- a CDS encoding TetR/AcrR family transcriptional regulator yields the protein MATDDEQQGRRRSLDEVLDACRSAVVAEVAEKGLGRLSIEGVARRSGVAKTSIYRHWPSVEELLLDAIGHSHPVETVALDGGGLRSDLLRSLEQLVGWLGGPTAPAVAAVVAERQRRPDLVEALYTRVFDAHGNRFTRTVIEHYAERGDIDPRLVTPVVVDIGEALVIKHQIDTGNLPDAQTRAAIVDQVILPALGIPRIPENGPSI from the coding sequence ATGGCCACCGATGATGAACAACAGGGACGACGCCGCTCCCTCGACGAGGTACTCGACGCGTGCCGGTCCGCCGTGGTGGCCGAAGTGGCGGAAAAGGGCCTGGGGCGGCTCTCGATCGAGGGCGTCGCCCGGCGGTCCGGGGTCGCGAAGACGTCGATCTACCGGCACTGGCCCTCGGTCGAGGAGTTGCTGCTCGACGCAATAGGCCATTCCCATCCCGTGGAGACGGTCGCTCTCGACGGCGGGGGGCTGCGTTCGGATCTGCTGCGGTCGCTCGAACAGTTGGTCGGCTGGCTCGGCGGGCCAACCGCACCGGCGGTCGCGGCGGTCGTCGCCGAACGGCAGCGTCGACCGGATCTCGTCGAGGCCCTGTACACCCGGGTGTTCGACGCCCATGGCAATCGGTTCACCCGCACTGTGATCGAGCACTACGCCGAGCGTGGTGACATCGACCCTCGTCTGGTCACACCTGTCGTCGTCGACATCGGCGAGGCACTGGTGATCAAACACCAGATCGACACCGGGAATCTGCCCGATGCGCAAACCCGCGCCGCGATTGTCGACCAGGTGATCCTGCCTGCGCTCGGAATCCCGCGCATACCTGAGAACGGACCTTCGATATGA
- a CDS encoding maltokinase N-terminal cap-like domain-containing protein — MAVIHETTMVPTKTELLSSWLPTRSWYRGDARPVLHRAGGFRLDDPDGEVGIEFMVVTDSSGEQPVTYQVPFGYRGTPLDGAEDALVGTSMHGVLGQRWLYDGTRDPVVVAQILALLTGTAEPQAQNDSATVDPSVAVTIADVAVPALGSGPVAAEDGSTGTDIAVGMQAPGNTAIIRVNRILRPVAETADPAGAGQVIAPWRLADRTEVRGVFLTLNAT, encoded by the coding sequence ATGGCCGTAATCCACGAGACCACAATGGTTCCCACGAAGACCGAGCTGCTGAGTTCCTGGTTGCCGACTCGCTCGTGGTATCGCGGCGATGCTCGGCCGGTGCTGCACCGGGCCGGTGGTTTCCGGCTCGACGATCCGGACGGGGAGGTCGGCATCGAGTTCATGGTGGTGACCGACAGCTCAGGGGAACAACCGGTCACCTATCAAGTGCCGTTCGGCTACCGCGGGACGCCGCTCGATGGCGCCGAGGACGCACTCGTCGGTACGTCCATGCACGGTGTGCTCGGGCAGCGGTGGCTCTACGACGGAACGCGCGATCCAGTGGTAGTGGCGCAGATCCTGGCGCTACTCACCGGAACGGCAGAGCCGCAGGCGCAGAACGACAGTGCGACGGTGGATCCTTCGGTTGCCGTGACGATCGCCGACGTCGCGGTTCCCGCGCTCGGATCCGGGCCGGTGGCGGCCGAAGACGGATCGACCGGCACCGACATCGCGGTCGGCATGCAGGCACCGGGGAACACCGCGATCATCCGGGTCAACCGGATCCTGCGGCCGGTCGCCGAGACCGCGGATCCGGCCGGGGCCGGTCAGGTCATAGCGCCGTGGCGGCTGGCGGACCGAACCGAGGTTCGCGGTGTGTTCCTGACCTTGAACGCCACGTAG
- a CDS encoding VOC family protein translates to MALSWKLVIDSRNAAELADFWAAALEYEVEDPSALIEQLLGAGQLGEDAVVEHRGRKTFRGYAAIRHPDDPFDQTSGIGRGRRLLFQDVPEEKSGKNRLHVDVHSAPGDLAGLVARLEGLGATRVREIDKGPAGHWWIMLDPEGNEFCAA, encoded by the coding sequence ATGGCATTGAGTTGGAAGCTGGTCATCGACAGCAGAAACGCCGCCGAGCTCGCCGACTTCTGGGCCGCGGCCCTGGAGTACGAGGTGGAAGATCCCAGCGCTCTCATCGAGCAACTGCTGGGCGCCGGGCAGCTCGGCGAGGACGCGGTGGTCGAGCATCGGGGCCGCAAGACCTTCCGGGGCTACGCCGCGATCCGGCACCCCGATGACCCGTTCGACCAGACCAGCGGCATCGGCCGCGGTCGGCGACTGCTGTTCCAAGACGTACCCGAGGAAAAGTCGGGCAAGAACCGTCTGCACGTCGATGTGCACAGCGCGCCCGGCGACCTCGCCGGACTGGTGGCGCGACTGGAAGGGCTCGGAGCGACCAGGGTTCGCGAGATCGACAAAGGACCCGCCGGGCACTGGTGGATCATGCTCGACCCGGAAGGCAATGAGTTCTGCGCCGCATGA
- a CDS encoding DUF308 domain-containing protein: MPENELEGRTEPLAGGARQAILVAGACSMIVGVVIAVWPHKSLPTAELLFGLYLLLNGGLQMIVAFGAKFAPVLRALVFVSGVLSILLAMLCFSGGNSALLLSFWIALAWSIRGICHATVASWADELPGRQEVFGLATMVLGILVGVLPFDSLDALGVVVGLCLILIGTMEVLSVAAVRHGVVDLPGVSRRQLRA; this comes from the coding sequence ATGCCCGAAAACGAGCTCGAAGGGCGTACGGAACCACTGGCCGGGGGTGCCCGGCAGGCAATACTGGTGGCCGGTGCCTGCTCGATGATCGTGGGTGTGGTCATAGCGGTTTGGCCACACAAGTCGCTACCAACCGCAGAGCTGCTTTTCGGTCTCTACCTGCTGCTCAACGGCGGATTGCAGATGATTGTCGCGTTCGGCGCGAAGTTCGCGCCCGTGCTGCGAGCGCTGGTGTTCGTCAGCGGCGTGCTCTCGATATTGCTTGCCATGCTGTGTTTCAGTGGCGGCAATTCGGCACTGCTGCTGTCGTTCTGGATCGCACTGGCCTGGTCGATCCGCGGGATATGCCACGCCACAGTGGCGTCCTGGGCCGACGAGCTACCCGGCAGGCAGGAGGTTTTCGGTCTCGCCACCATGGTGCTCGGCATCCTGGTCGGCGTGCTCCCCTTCGATTCGCTGGATGCACTCGGTGTGGTGGTGGGGCTGTGCCTCATCCTGATCGGGACGATGGAAGTGCTCAGCGTCGCCGCGGTGCGTCACGGTGTGGTGGACCTGCCCGGCGTTTCCCGGCGGCAGTTACGCGCATAA
- a CDS encoding S8 family peptidase — MASQHRALRSPAELIVVTHGTERPLTPSVLEQSRGIESRLAALLPPGAELARIFGPANRLPGRVAGTPHEPVAAEYLKYFSVRGLDQDLDAIAARLREDDAVDGAYVKPPAEPPIAPYDTIETATTDAPPVTPNFEVRQGYLDPAPEGVDARSAWTVPGGRGAGVRMIDIEGAWRFTHEDLLANQGGVIGGNTSPDRGWRNHGTAVAGEISGDVNAFGITGIAPETFIRAVSIFGAGTAAAIRTAVDALGAGDVVLIELHRPGPRFNYADRPDQAGYIALEWWPDDLAAIRYANGRGVIVVEAGGNGAEDLDDALYDARPFGFPASWRNPFRGGAADSGAIMVGAGAPPPGFHGRDHGPARSRLAFSNFGSRIDAQGWGREVTTTGYGDLQGGSDEDLWYTDVFSGTSSAAPIVTGAVASYQGMSAAAGRRRTPAEMRARLRATGSPQTSAPGRPASQRIGNLPDLRAMAAPG, encoded by the coding sequence ATGGCATCCCAACACCGCGCACTCCGATCGCCTGCGGAACTGATCGTGGTCACGCACGGCACGGAACGCCCGCTCACGCCGAGCGTGCTCGAGCAGAGTCGCGGCATCGAATCACGATTGGCCGCACTACTCCCGCCCGGCGCTGAGCTCGCCCGCATCTTCGGGCCCGCCAACCGCCTGCCCGGCCGGGTCGCCGGCACTCCGCACGAGCCCGTCGCCGCGGAGTATCTGAAGTACTTCTCGGTCCGCGGGCTCGACCAGGACCTCGACGCGATCGCCGCGCGGCTGCGCGAAGACGACGCGGTCGACGGCGCCTACGTCAAGCCACCCGCCGAACCCCCGATCGCCCCCTACGACACCATCGAAACCGCGACAACCGACGCACCGCCGGTCACCCCGAATTTCGAAGTGCGCCAAGGCTATCTGGACCCCGCACCCGAGGGTGTCGATGCGCGCTCGGCGTGGACTGTGCCCGGCGGTCGCGGCGCGGGTGTGCGCATGATCGACATCGAAGGTGCGTGGCGGTTCACGCACGAGGATCTGCTGGCCAACCAGGGCGGGGTGATCGGCGGCAACACCTCACCGGACCGGGGCTGGCGCAACCACGGCACCGCGGTCGCCGGCGAGATCAGCGGTGATGTGAACGCCTTCGGCATCACCGGCATCGCACCGGAAACCTTCATCCGGGCAGTCTCGATCTTCGGCGCGGGAACAGCCGCCGCGATCCGCACCGCCGTCGACGCGCTCGGTGCGGGCGATGTCGTCCTGATCGAACTGCATCGTCCCGGGCCGCGATTCAACTACGCGGACCGTCCGGACCAAGCAGGCTATATCGCGCTCGAGTGGTGGCCCGACGACTTGGCGGCGATCCGCTACGCGAACGGTCGCGGCGTCATCGTGGTCGAAGCGGGCGGCAACGGCGCCGAAGACCTCGACGATGCTCTGTATGACGCCCGTCCCTTCGGATTTCCCGCGTCGTGGCGCAACCCGTTCCGCGGTGGTGCGGCCGATTCCGGGGCGATCATGGTCGGTGCGGGAGCCCCGCCGCCCGGCTTCCACGGCCGCGATCACGGACCCGCTCGGTCCCGGCTGGCCTTCTCCAACTTCGGTTCCCGCATCGACGCCCAGGGTTGGGGCCGGGAAGTCACCACCACCGGCTACGGCGATCTGCAGGGCGGCTCCGACGAGGACCTGTGGTACACCGACGTGTTCAGCGGAACATCCAGCGCCGCACCGATCGTCACCGGCGCCGTCGCGAGTTATCAAGGCATGAGCGCCGCGGCGGGTCGGCGCAGGACGCCCGCCGAGATGCGCGCCCGACTGCGCGCCACCGGGTCCCCGCAGACGAGCGCACCCGGGCGGCCCGCAAGCCAGCGAATCGGCAACCTGCCCGATCTCAGGGCGATGGCCGCGCCGGGCTGA
- a CDS encoding DUF6542 domain-containing protein, with amino-acid sequence MGVSQHGRSRVPAQYRSVLPTVPGLPMGAAVLIAAACTFLGFLIDANGGSADLTGTFAALYIAGCVLAVLTVRYRGLFTTLVLPPLLLSVAVSLAYQQLTGRPATSIKDILLNLAVPLVERSPIMMAATALVLLIGGARIVRQRRSEPSAPATVS; translated from the coding sequence GTGGGTGTTTCACAACATGGGCGGTCCCGGGTGCCCGCGCAGTATCGTTCGGTCCTGCCGACGGTCCCGGGGCTCCCGATGGGCGCGGCCGTCCTGATCGCGGCTGCCTGCACGTTTCTGGGGTTCTTGATCGATGCGAACGGCGGTAGTGCCGACCTGACCGGTACATTCGCCGCGCTGTACATCGCCGGTTGTGTGCTGGCCGTGCTGACGGTCCGCTATCGCGGCCTGTTCACCACCCTGGTGTTGCCACCGCTGCTGCTGTCGGTCGCCGTCTCGCTCGCCTACCAACAGCTCACCGGCCGCCCAGCGACCTCCATCAAGGACATCCTGCTGAATCTGGCCGTCCCGCTGGTGGAGCGCTCCCCGATAATGATGGCGGCCACCGCGCTCGTCCTGCTGATCGGCGGCGCACGCATCGTGCGGCAGCGCCGCAGCGAACCATCGGCCCCCGCGACGGTCTCCTGA
- a CDS encoding DUF418 domain-containing protein translates to MTESVLPATTTGRRIAEVDILRGFALFGILITNVVVATTLWSFGGTNDDPQPRFDGPIDHAVTGMVDALFAGRFYLLFAFLFGYSFTLQIAAAQRAGASANARLLRRCAALMAIGLAHVFLFWFGDILTLYAFLCLILISLKKLKPRTAVITGAVLYVVWCGWAFLPSGKGHAISALGALFDLERIHDGYAGTFGDTFATQMWLAPGFLLLIWFTQGITSLGMFLIGMAAGKRELFDDRDTLRRWAPRVLVGGLAIGLPVSAVTFAGALNWLTLPTIWFGIQQLINPLMTFAYIAGIIYLTQSPRTAQLTSLLAPAGRMAASNYIAQSVVLMLIYTGYGFALADKIPPAGVVGLALLTFAAQLALSTWWLRNHRYGPIEWLLRAGTYLSIPEWKRRREPVLPQAD, encoded by the coding sequence ATGACCGAATCGGTTCTTCCCGCCACCACCACAGGTCGACGGATCGCCGAGGTCGATATTCTTCGCGGATTCGCGTTGTTCGGCATCCTCATCACCAATGTGGTCGTCGCGACGACACTGTGGTCGTTCGGCGGGACGAACGACGATCCGCAACCGCGATTCGACGGTCCCATCGACCACGCGGTGACCGGGATGGTCGACGCGTTGTTCGCGGGCCGGTTCTATCTGCTGTTCGCGTTCCTGTTCGGGTACTCGTTCACCTTGCAGATCGCGGCGGCACAGCGCGCGGGTGCGTCGGCCAACGCCAGGCTGCTGCGGCGCTGCGCGGCGCTGATGGCGATCGGGCTCGCGCATGTGTTCCTGTTCTGGTTCGGCGACATCCTCACCCTGTACGCGTTCCTGTGCCTGATCCTGATTTCGCTGAAGAAGTTGAAGCCGCGGACCGCCGTGATCACCGGCGCGGTGCTGTACGTGGTGTGGTGCGGATGGGCTTTTTTGCCGAGCGGAAAAGGCCATGCGATCTCGGCGCTCGGCGCACTCTTCGACCTCGAGCGCATACACGACGGGTACGCCGGCACCTTCGGCGATACGTTCGCCACCCAGATGTGGCTGGCCCCAGGGTTCCTCTTGCTGATCTGGTTCACTCAGGGCATTACCAGCCTCGGCATGTTCCTGATCGGCATGGCGGCAGGCAAGCGTGAGCTGTTCGACGACCGAGACACCCTGCGGCGCTGGGCCCCTCGCGTCCTGGTCGGCGGCCTGGCCATCGGCCTGCCGGTCTCGGCGGTGACCTTCGCCGGCGCGCTCAACTGGCTCACCCTGCCCACCATCTGGTTCGGCATCCAACAACTGATCAACCCGCTCATGACCTTCGCCTACATCGCAGGCATCATCTACCTGACCCAGTCGCCGCGCACCGCACAGCTGACCAGCCTGTTGGCACCCGCCGGACGCATGGCCGCCTCCAACTACATCGCCCAATCAGTCGTCCTCATGCTGATCTATACCGGTTACGGGTTCGCCTTGGCCGACAAGATTCCACCGGCAGGCGTCGTCGGCCTCGCCCTGCTCACCTTCGCCGCCCAACTGGCTCTGAGCACCTGGTGGTTACGCAACCACCGCTACGGACCGATCGAATGGTTACTGCGGGCCGGAACCTACCTGTCGATCCCGGAGTGGAAGCGTCGTCGAGAACCTGTTCTGCCACAGGCGGATTGA
- a CDS encoding alpha/beta fold hydrolase encodes MKSDTLKVPGATLYYEVRGSGPVLLLLPGSGGDAAVFDPIAEPLAEHFTVVTVDPRGYSRSVLDSAEPVDQQVEVQRDDAHRLLETLTPAGEDAYVFGGSGGAVVALDLLAHHPDRLRLVVAHEPPCFAVLPDAVEQKAFVDEVYTLFRTEGVAAAGARFVEGIGGTMTGMPDPTDMPPRTAAMIRRLHANAAPMMAHELRPITGYLPDEPAIAAVADRLVLGAGRESRGHLPYRPAATLAEHLNLPLTEFPGGHSGFTDAPTEFATQLLDLLLAARVR; translated from the coding sequence ATGAAATCCGACACCTTGAAGGTCCCCGGCGCCACCCTCTACTACGAGGTACGTGGCAGCGGGCCCGTGCTGTTGCTGCTGCCGGGCAGCGGCGGTGACGCGGCCGTCTTCGACCCGATCGCCGAGCCGTTGGCCGAGCATTTCACCGTCGTCACCGTCGACCCGCGCGGCTACTCACGCAGCGTGCTCGACTCCGCCGAACCGGTCGATCAGCAGGTCGAAGTGCAGCGCGACGACGCCCACCGGCTGCTCGAAACCCTCACTCCCGCAGGCGAAGACGCCTACGTCTTCGGCGGAAGCGGCGGCGCGGTCGTCGCGCTCGACCTCCTCGCCCACCACCCCGACAGGTTGCGCCTGGTCGTCGCCCACGAACCGCCATGCTTCGCCGTCCTGCCTGACGCCGTCGAGCAGAAGGCGTTCGTCGACGAGGTATACACACTGTTCCGCACCGAAGGCGTGGCGGCGGCGGGCGCCCGCTTCGTCGAGGGCATCGGCGGCACCATGACGGGCATGCCCGATCCCACCGACATGCCACCGCGCACCGCCGCCATGATCCGCAGGCTGCACGCCAACGCCGCGCCGATGATGGCCCACGAACTACGCCCCATCACCGGATACCTACCCGACGAACCCGCCATCGCCGCCGTCGCGGACCGCCTCGTCCTCGGCGCAGGCCGCGAAAGCCGCGGCCACCTGCCCTACCGCCCCGCCGCCACCCTCGCCGAACACCTGAACCTCCCACTGACCGAATTCCCCGGCGGCCACAGCGGATTCACCGACGCCCCCACCGAATTCGCCACCCAGCTCCTGGACCTCCTGCTCGCCGCACGGGTGCGCTAG